The proteins below are encoded in one region of Mycobacterium pseudokansasii:
- a CDS encoding nitroreductase family deazaflavin-dependent oxidoreductase — MSAKDHPNNAPGVPMVFPPWFENFQIKYINPALKPIARYLPGAATITHRGRKSGKPYRTIVTAYRKGNVLAIALGHGKTDWVKNVLAAGEADVTFTRRQVHITNPRILPAGSDGAGLPFMARMQAGRMGIFVADIA, encoded by the coding sequence ATGTCGGCAAAGGATCACCCAAACAACGCCCCCGGCGTGCCGATGGTGTTCCCGCCCTGGTTCGAGAACTTCCAGATCAAATACATCAATCCCGCGCTCAAACCGATCGCCCGCTACCTGCCCGGAGCAGCGACCATCACCCACCGCGGCCGCAAATCCGGCAAGCCGTACCGCACCATCGTGACCGCCTACCGTAAAGGAAACGTGCTGGCGATCGCGCTGGGCCACGGCAAGACCGACTGGGTCAAGAACGTGCTGGCCGCCGGCGAAGCCGACGTGACGTTCACCCGCCGTCAGGTGCATATCACCAACCCGCGGATCCTGCCCGCCGGTTCCGACGGCGCGGGGTTGCCGTTTATGGCGCGCATGCAGGCGGGTCGGATGGGAATATTCGTCGCCGACATCGCCTGA
- a CDS encoding TetR/AcrR family transcriptional regulator, giving the protein MPRPDHSRAALIDTAATLFRRQGYAATGLKQILDDAGVKAGSLYHHFPDGKQELAAAVVGTAGAAIEQLLRRFLATDRPVADVVDQWVDLLVAGLAGDHRDGCPIEPIATEAVHASPLVREASAHAFKGWCAAIAERLHAEAWAATDAESVALAVVSLIEGALVLSRVAGDAAALHAVKPAARTLLCG; this is encoded by the coding sequence ATGCCCAGACCAGATCACAGCCGTGCGGCGTTGATCGATACAGCCGCCACGCTGTTCCGTCGTCAGGGGTACGCAGCGACCGGGCTGAAGCAGATCCTCGACGACGCGGGCGTCAAAGCCGGGTCGCTCTACCACCACTTCCCCGACGGCAAGCAAGAGTTGGCCGCTGCGGTCGTCGGCACGGCGGGGGCCGCCATCGAGCAACTCCTGCGCAGGTTCCTGGCCACCGACCGGCCGGTGGCTGACGTCGTCGACCAATGGGTCGACCTGTTGGTCGCGGGACTGGCCGGCGACCATCGCGACGGCTGCCCGATCGAGCCGATCGCCACCGAAGCCGTGCACGCCAGCCCGCTGGTCCGCGAGGCCTCCGCACACGCATTCAAAGGATGGTGTGCGGCGATCGCGGAGCGGCTTCACGCCGAAGCTTGGGCGGCCACCGATGCGGAATCGGTTGCGCTCGCCGTGGTTTCGTTGATCGAGGGAGCCCTGGTCCTGTCCCGCGTCGCCGGCGATGCGGCCGCGCTGCACGCCGTCAAACCGGCAGCGCGCACCCTCCTGTGCGGCTAG
- the hisD gene encoding histidinol dehydrogenase, translating into MLARIDLRGAELTAARLRAALPRGGTDVETVLPKVRPIVQAVAERGAEAALDFGESFDGVRPAAVRVPDYALDSALAELAPEVREALQVMIDRTRTVHADQRRSDVTTTLGPGATVTERWVPVQRVGLYVPGGNAVYPSSVVMNVVPAQVAGVDSLVVASPPQTGYGGLPHPTILAAARLLGVDEVWAVGGAQAVALLAYGGSDTEGAELTPVDMITGPGNIYVTAAKRLCRSHVGIDAEAGPTEIAILADHTADPAHVAADLISQAEHDEMAASVLVTPSEQLADATADELAAQLQSTVHRERVTAALSGHQSAIILVDDVEAGIKVVNAYAAEHLEIQTADAPQVAGRIRSAGAIFVGPWAPVSLGDYCAGSNHVLPTAGCARHSSGLSVQTFLRGIHVVDYTEAALKDVSGHVITLAKAEDLPAHGEAVRRRFER; encoded by the coding sequence CTGCTGGCCCGTATCGATCTGCGGGGAGCGGAGTTGACGGCGGCGCGGCTGCGGGCGGCGTTGCCGCGCGGCGGCACCGACGTAGAGACCGTGCTGCCCAAGGTCCGGCCGATTGTGCAAGCAGTGGCCGAGCGCGGTGCCGAGGCTGCGTTGGACTTCGGCGAGTCGTTCGACGGAGTGCGCCCCGCGGCCGTGCGGGTGCCGGATTACGCGTTGGACTCCGCGCTGGCTGAACTCGCACCCGAGGTACGGGAAGCGCTGCAGGTGATGATCGACCGGACCCGCACAGTGCACGCCGACCAGCGCCGCAGCGACGTCACCACGACGCTGGGCCCCGGTGCGACGGTCACCGAGCGGTGGGTTCCCGTTCAGCGGGTCGGCCTGTATGTCCCCGGCGGCAACGCGGTGTACCCGTCGAGCGTGGTGATGAACGTGGTGCCCGCGCAGGTTGCCGGGGTCGACTCGCTGGTGGTGGCCAGCCCACCGCAGACCGGCTACGGCGGACTGCCGCATCCGACCATCCTGGCCGCGGCGCGGCTGTTGGGAGTCGACGAGGTCTGGGCCGTCGGCGGAGCCCAGGCGGTGGCGTTGCTGGCCTACGGCGGCAGCGACACCGAGGGCGCCGAATTGACGCCGGTCGACATGATCACCGGGCCGGGCAACATCTATGTCACGGCGGCAAAGCGACTGTGCCGCTCTCACGTCGGCATCGACGCCGAAGCCGGACCGACCGAGATCGCCATCCTCGCCGACCACACGGCCGATCCGGCGCATGTGGCCGCCGATTTGATCAGCCAGGCCGAACACGACGAGATGGCCGCCAGCGTGCTCGTCACCCCGAGTGAGCAGCTGGCCGACGCGACCGCCGACGAGTTGGCCGCTCAATTGCAGTCCACGGTGCACCGCGAACGCGTGACGGCGGCGCTGAGTGGTCACCAGTCGGCGATCATCCTCGTTGACGATGTGGAGGCCGGCATCAAGGTCGTCAACGCCTACGCCGCCGAGCATCTGGAGATCCAGACCGCCGATGCGCCGCAGGTTGCCGGTCGGATACGTTCGGCCGGAGCCATTTTCGTCGGACCCTGGGCCCCAGTCAGCCTGGGCGACTACTGCGCGGGGTCCAACCACGTGTTGCCGACGGCCGGCTGCGCCCGGCATTCCAGCGGCCTTTCGGTGCAAACCTTTCTGCGCGGCATCCATGTGGTCGACTACACCGAGGCGGCGCTCAAGGACGTTTCCGGGCACGTGATCACCCTGGCCAAGGCTGAAGACCTACCGGCTCACGGTGAGGCGGTACGGCGGAGGTTCGAGCGGTGA
- a CDS encoding alcohol dehydrogenase catalytic domain-containing protein, which produces MRQLVFEETGRYGWREAPDPVLTTPDQALVRPLVVACCDLDVAVVDGRAPLPPGYPVGHEGVGEVVAVGDAVTTIRVGDRVVVPFQISCGTCRECRRGMTGSCNSVPLMAMYGMRPLAGLDGGGFMADLVSVPYADAMLVAVPAGINPSDLIAIASLSDNIPDAWRTVGPFKDDLSGLEPADRRVLVVGRLSIGLYAAAFAAALGAHVDYVDTDAQRLAVAEKLGATVHDRPKPAKEWDPYPVTVHTSADPSVLAATLRATWPDGVCTDTGIYYQPTVEMPLLSMYTRGVRFVTGRVNARAVIPEILGVIAGGCDLSPAVDRVVAWDDAPSAWPAMTGKTVFASA; this is translated from the coding sequence ATGAGACAATTGGTTTTCGAAGAGACCGGGCGATACGGATGGCGCGAGGCGCCGGACCCGGTGCTCACCACCCCGGACCAAGCGCTGGTGAGGCCCCTGGTCGTGGCCTGCTGTGACCTCGATGTCGCGGTGGTCGATGGCCGGGCGCCGCTGCCACCCGGGTATCCGGTCGGTCACGAGGGGGTCGGCGAAGTCGTGGCGGTCGGCGACGCCGTCACCACCATCCGCGTGGGCGACCGGGTGGTGGTGCCCTTCCAGATCAGCTGCGGCACGTGCCGTGAATGTCGTCGCGGCATGACGGGCTCGTGCAACTCGGTGCCGCTGATGGCGATGTACGGGATGCGTCCGCTCGCCGGTCTGGATGGCGGTGGATTCATGGCCGACCTGGTGTCGGTGCCCTACGCCGACGCGATGCTGGTTGCGGTTCCTGCCGGCATCAATCCCAGCGACCTGATCGCCATTGCGTCGCTGTCGGACAACATTCCCGACGCCTGGCGCACCGTGGGGCCCTTCAAGGACGACTTGTCCGGGCTCGAGCCCGCCGACCGCCGGGTCTTGGTGGTCGGGCGGTTGTCGATCGGGCTGTACGCCGCGGCCTTCGCGGCGGCGCTGGGAGCTCACGTCGACTACGTCGACACTGACGCGCAGCGCCTCGCGGTCGCCGAAAAGCTCGGGGCAACCGTGCATGACCGGCCGAAGCCAGCCAAGGAGTGGGACCCGTATCCGGTCACGGTGCACACCTCGGCCGACCCGTCGGTGCTGGCCGCCACGCTACGGGCCACCTGGCCGGACGGAGTATGCACCGACACCGGGATCTACTACCAACCCACGGTCGAGATGCCGTTGCTGTCGATGTACACCCGTGGAGTGCGGTTTGTGACCGGCCGCGTCAACGCGCGTGCCGTCATCCCGGAAATCCTGGGCGTGATCGCCGGCGGCTGCGACCTATCGCCCGCCGTCGATCGCGTGGTGGCGTGGGACGACGCGCCGTCGGCCTGGCCGGCGATGACTGGAAAGACTGTGTTCGCCAGCGCCTGA
- a CDS encoding histidinol-phosphate transaminase, translating to MTAARPTLDDLSLRDDLRSKTPYGAPQLAVPVRLNTNENPHPPTKALVDDVVRSVRAAAVDLHRYPDRDAVALRRDLAGYLTVQTGVQLGVENVWAANGSNEILQQLLQAFGGPGRSAIGFVPSYSMHPIIAGGTHTEWMETVRADDFSLDINAAVAAVARRRPDVVFLASPNNPTGQSVSLSDLRRLLEVVPGILIVDEAYGEFSSQPSAVRLVDEYPTKLVVSRTMSKAFAFAGGRLGYLIATPALVDAMLLVRLPYHLSAVTQAAARAALRHADDTLASVSALIAERERVSTALFAMGFRVVPSDANFVLFGKFADASAAWQHYLDAGVLIRDVGIPGYLRATTGLVGENDAFLRASARIAATELVPATGPIGAS from the coding sequence GTGACGGCGGCTAGACCGACGTTGGACGATCTGTCGCTGCGCGATGATCTCCGCAGCAAAACTCCTTACGGCGCACCACAATTGGCGGTACCGGTGCGGCTGAACACCAACGAGAACCCGCACCCACCCACCAAGGCGCTGGTCGACGACGTGGTCCGGTCGGTGCGGGCGGCCGCGGTCGACTTGCACCGCTACCCCGACCGGGACGCGGTGGCATTGCGACGTGACCTGGCCGGCTACCTCACCGTGCAAACCGGCGTCCAGCTCGGCGTCGAAAATGTCTGGGCCGCCAACGGATCCAACGAGATCCTGCAGCAGCTGCTGCAGGCGTTCGGTGGGCCGGGGCGCAGCGCGATCGGTTTCGTCCCGTCCTATTCGATGCACCCGATCATCGCCGGCGGCACCCACACCGAGTGGATGGAGACGGTGCGGGCCGACGACTTCAGCCTGGACATCAACGCCGCCGTCGCCGCCGTCGCGCGGCGACGGCCGGATGTGGTCTTCCTTGCCAGCCCCAATAACCCTACCGGACAAAGCGTTTCGTTGAGCGACCTGCGACGGCTGCTCGAGGTGGTGCCCGGGATCTTGATCGTCGACGAAGCATACGGTGAATTTTCGTCGCAGCCCAGCGCGGTGCGGTTGGTGGACGAGTATCCGACCAAGCTGGTCGTCAGCCGCACCATGAGCAAGGCGTTCGCCTTCGCCGGCGGCCGGCTCGGGTACTTGATCGCCACGCCGGCGTTGGTCGACGCGATGCTGCTGGTGCGGCTGCCCTATCACCTGTCCGCGGTCACTCAGGCAGCGGCGCGCGCCGCGTTGCGGCACGCCGACGATACCCTGGCCAGCGTCTCCGCGCTGATCGCCGAACGCGAGCGGGTGTCAACTGCCCTGTTCGCCATGGGTTTCCGGGTTGTCCCGAGTGATGCGAACTTCGTGCTGTTCGGCAAATTCGCCGACGCGTCGGCCGCCTGGCAGCATTATCTGGATGCCGGGGTCCTGATCCGCGATGTCGGTATTCCCGGTTACTTGCGCGCCACCACCGGCCTGGTCGGCGAGAACGACGCGTTCCTGCGGGCGAGCGCGCGAATCGCTGCCACCGAACTGGTCCCCGCCACCGGCCCAATAGGAGCGTCATGA
- the nadC gene encoding carboxylating nicotinate-nucleotide diphosphorylase: MTLSDRERDAARETIRRGLDEDLSFGPDVTTSATVPDGAVATASMVPREVGVIAGVDVALMVLDEVIGKGGYRVLDRVDDGVRLQPGEPLLTLRADVRGLLTAERTMLNLICHMSGIATVTAAWVDAVHGTKAKIRDTRKTLPGLRALQKYAVRVGGGVNHRMGLGDAALIKDNHVAAAGSVVEALRAVRTAAPELPCEVEVDSLEQLDAVLPEKPELILLDNFPVWQTQTAVQRRDARAPTVLLESSGGLSLETAATYARTGVDYLAVGALTHSVRVLDIGLDM; the protein is encoded by the coding sequence ATGACGCTGTCTGACCGGGAACGGGATGCTGCTCGGGAGACCATTCGGCGCGGACTCGATGAGGATTTGAGCTTCGGGCCGGACGTCACCACGTCCGCGACGGTACCCGACGGCGCGGTGGCCACAGCGTCGATGGTTCCCCGGGAAGTCGGTGTGATCGCCGGAGTGGACGTCGCCCTGATGGTGCTGGACGAGGTGATCGGCAAGGGCGGATACCGGGTGCTCGACCGCGTCGATGACGGCGTGCGGCTGCAGCCGGGCGAGCCGTTGCTGACCCTCCGGGCCGACGTGCGCGGACTGCTGACCGCTGAGCGCACCATGCTCAACCTGATCTGCCACATGTCGGGAATCGCCACGGTGACTGCGGCTTGGGTCGACGCGGTGCACGGCACCAAGGCCAAGATCCGCGACACCCGCAAGACGTTGCCGGGTCTGCGTGCGTTGCAGAAATATGCGGTGCGCGTCGGCGGTGGCGTCAATCACCGGATGGGCCTTGGGGATGCGGCGTTGATCAAGGACAACCACGTCGCCGCCGCGGGATCGGTGGTCGAGGCGTTGCGAGCGGTGCGCACTGCCGCACCCGAGCTGCCGTGCGAGGTGGAGGTCGACTCGCTCGAGCAACTCGATGCGGTGTTGCCCGAAAAGCCCGAATTGATCCTGTTGGACAACTTCCCCGTGTGGCAGACCCAGACGGCGGTCCAGCGACGCGATGCACGCGCACCCACCGTGCTGCTCGAGTCGTCCGGCGGGCTCAGCCTCGAGACCGCGGCGACCTACGCCCGAACCGGGGTGGACTACTTGGCGGTGGGGGCGCTGACGCACTCGGTGCGCGTCCTCGATATCGGTTTGGATATGTAG